A region of the Penicillium psychrofluorescens genome assembly, chromosome: 6 genome:
ATGGCGACTCGTCCAGGAACTCTCGAATAGCCAAGATCGATGGCTTGGGCGTAATGACCGCCTTGTTGTGATGCAGAAGGTCATGGCACCGGTCACAGATGTAGGTAGTCCGTTTTAACGTATCTATCTCGTTCAGATTATCGGTTTCGTTCACTAAAATctcctcttttttttgttattAGCGTCGAATCGAGCCTGAGAGTAGACGCCGATGTCCTACCATGATTTGGAGCGGGGGCTGCTTGCTCCCCGCTGGTCTCGGCTTCTGGTGAAACATATTCCGCCGGGACGGCTTCCGCATCTTGACCGTCGAGGGAACGGTTTTGAGCGGCTAACAACTTCCGCGTCTGCTTTCTGCTCGGATTGTAGTATCCCGGCTCATCCGGCCATACGGTCTGGGAGAACGCGCCGCACCCAGGGCAGCAGACAGGCAGGACTTCTGTTGCACGGATTTGTCTTTCGGAGATCTGTTCTTGCCGAAAAGGGGTCGTGGTGAAGTTGCGGTGCGATCTGTGGAGGAAGTGTGGACCGTTTCCATTTCGAGCAATCGGCGGCGCGACATTCAGTAGAGATGCTGACGATGGGCGCAAGAtccttggacttgatcgCCAAACATCACATCGAAGGGCCCTTCGTACGGCAGCCCGGGAGCTGAACATTGTCGGGCGatgcaagaagaagctcTGTTTTTTCGTACGATAAGAAAGTTGTTTATCGATAGCGTGGCTGGTCTGCGCGGGCTACCGTAGCCGATCTACACTTTTGCGGACAACAAGTTCACATCAGCAACAACACATTGCATTGAATATATTTTCTGCATTTACTATTGGACACCTTTGACCAACACCCACTAACACTACATGCTCGTAAACCGGCTTACACTCTCTGATCAGAATATAGACCGGACAACTCTCATGGGCGCCGCTTTGAAATATGCACCCCAGGTCGGATATTCGACCTTCGGTGGCATATCCGAGTCCAAAGCACTGTCGCGAATATGGCTGAGGACATCCATGTCTTGCACCTTTATAAACCAGCCTCCACGATCGAGTGCGGGGTCCTTGTTGATTCGTGTATAGACCTGCCAGATCACGAAGAGGAGAATGATCAGAGGCAGGGCAAGATAGTTCTGAAAGAACGTCTCCGCGCTCAAGGATGCAACCGACACATAGAATTCGGCGACCAGACACAGCACATTGAGCCCCACGCCGATCCAGCTACCAATGACACCGAACGGGGCAGCAAAGGCGAGCTCTTTGACATCGCGCCCGTTGTGCGCCCAGGCCCTGCGGAATTGAATGTGAGCGAAGCAGATGCTTCCCCAGACGAAGAAGTCAGAGATACCAGAAAGTGCCAGCAGCCAGTCGAAAATAACGCCACCCGTGTCAGACGCCTCATTGATGAAGGCCAGGAACCCGAAGGCAATCTGCAGTGCAAGGCACCAGACAGGCCGACCAGCCTTGTCGACTTTCGCAAAGAGTTTGGGAGCCATGCCTCGTTCAGCCAGGGCCTGGATGGTCCGGCTAGATCCAAATGTCGCGGAGTTGGCCACGCTGATCACCGAAAGAGTGATCACCGCGTTCATGACCGATGGCAGACCCTTAATACCGGCATTCTGGATTGCGACAACGAAGGGCGAAGCCTTGGTGTTGGCGCCCGTTGATCCAAGAAGGTAATTAGCATCGTACGGCACGATCAGACCGACTATGAATGTTCCCAGAACGTAGAAGAGCATGATCCGCCAGAATACTTGCTTCGTCGCTTTTGGGAGGGACTTGGCAGGGTTTGCAGcctccgccgcggccagACCAGTCAGCTCAGTCCCGCTGAAAGCAAAGGCAGCTGTGACGAAGACCGAGCAGAACCCCTTGAAGTCCGTGAAAGCACCGGGGACGTGCCAATAGTGAGCTCCAATGTATCCACCCTTTGGTGCACCACCACAGTCGATCACGATCCCCAAGATGATGAACCCAATCAGTGCAGTGACCTTGATCATTCCAAGGATGAATTCAACTAGGATTTGGTCAGCAATGGCCCGCCAGGACTGGAGGGGCTTCTCCTACCTTCACCATATCCTCGGACACCAAAGATTTGGATTGCGCTCAGAACCACCAGGAATACTGCGATCCAGATCCCGACATTCAGATCCTCTCGCCAGAACCTTATGGTGATACCGGCCGCTGTAAGCTCAAAGGGCAAAATGACAAGCCAGCTGATCGCATAATCCCAGCCGACGGCGAATCCCCTGTTTGTGATGCTGTTAGCGccggcctttttctttttttctctctctttttctttcagtTCGACGCAAGACTAACCATGATGGATTGATGAACCGGACACAGTAAGTGAAGAAGGCTCCATTGACTGGGTAGAGAACAGCCAACTCTCCAAGCGCTTGGACGGTCAACAAGAGCATAGCGCCGACAATCAGATAgcagaggagctggaacTTTCGGTCAGCCTTTTTCCTGACTCGGCCAATTCGTCTGGTCCACATACCAGGGAACCCGGTCCTCCCTCTTGCAGCGCATTTCCAGTGCCGACAAACAGACCAGCGCCAATGGCACCGCCTATTCGGGGAGGTTTGTCAGTCTTGCCTTGCATCTCCGGACAGGTAAGAGGTACACACCGATGGCAATCATTTGCATATGGCGACCCTCGAGGTTCCGCTTCAGGGGGTTGATGTCACCCTGCTCCAAGTCATCGTGAGGCGGCACACTGCCCTCGGAGGCCGGCTCGACCGCCagctctgccttcttctccatgtcTTGCTCAGAAACCGTCATGTTGTTCCGGATGGATACCGGGTTCGACAGAAGATGGGTACAAACGGGGATGAGAGATCGGCCTCTGTTCTTTCGGGAGACATGAACCCTATATACTTCGCCACCCAGTGCCACAGGGGTTGCCCAGGTATCATACCAAGGCCAGCGATACGACCGGGGCACCCTCAATTCTCTCTCACACCCAATCCACCGTGGCTGGGACTGGGCTCGGACGCGGCCACTGGATGCGACCAGAGCGTCCGGGGCAGATAAGACCTCAGCCAAAGTATAATCTAGATAGCAGCACCAATCACAACGAGACCGGGGCGCTCTTTCCCGGCTTGGTTGGGTAGTTCGGCCCCGTACTGGTTCATTATCGGGACGTTTCCTTTGGTGCGAGGCTCGTGGACCCGAGGGCTCCTCTGAGGGAGTGGCGGGCTATCTACACCCCTGCTATCACGACAGATCCTTTGCACAGATCCTTCGATTCCAGAAATCTCTTGAGACGCCAACCCGCCGAGTCAAAAAGCGCTCGATCTTTTGGTCCCCTCTTTATAATTAGAGCGGACCCTGCACGGCTGAGAGGATCGTTCCCGTGTATTTATTACGTGCTTCCGAGGGAGATAAGAGCACATGCGTTAAACTTAGTTGGCTAATCCTCCTCAGAGCCACCACGAATCAGGGACTCGGTTATAGGCGGCATAGAAGGACTGGACCCCTGAGATCTCATTGACCCCTTGTGTTTTTCCGCACGCCTAACGATGTCTGACTCGTGGTGGATGGCACGTGAGAGCTTATCGTGGGCCCATTCTTCTAGGTATTCCGGCCCTCCCGATCCTCTGTTGGCAACATCCTGGGGCAAGGCAAAATAAGCCGAGTGGGGAGATGTTATCTACGGCTGACGCCACAGGGCAATATGATTGTCGCGTGATATTATTTGACCGCGAGAAGATAGTTAATATGGATGCGCACTTAATTTACAGAACAACCACGCTGAAACCCCCTCCTGCCGAATAGAACGCCGTCGTAGATCGTAACCCGCAATTTTTGGTGTGAAAGCTCAAGCACGcgccttgcccttgcccttgtcgGCGGATGCatcggcctcgtcctcgtcttcggagTCACTCATAAactcatcgtcatcatcgaacCCAATGAACTTCCTCGGGGCCGTCTTGGGAGCGAGCGCAGAGGGGCCCGCACCGTGATTGGCTGCGGtgtcgtcgccatcctcatcctcctcctcctctgaGCTGGATGAGGTCGCCCGCTCACTGCCCTCACTAGCACTGGTGCTCGATCCGCCCAGAATCGCATCCCGCAGGCTATCCGTCCAGGCCCCATCCTGCATCGCCTGCATAACTGCTTCCCGGGCCTTCTCATTCATCTCCTCTTtatcatccatccactgcCCGTCAATCTTATGTTTGCCACCGCCATTCTTTAACTCGTCCTGACgcttctccgccatctccaccacagcCTCCCATCTGCGCCGGcgttcctctttctccttcttgtccatctcggGCTTGACGGCGAGGTACTCCGCCAGCGCTTTGGCTTCGTTGACGGTGCGCAGGCGTCGGCCGTCGAGGTTGCGACTGGAGCTGTTGGTGTCACCTTGGTTGCGCTTGCGTTTGCTGGACATGCGGCCACCGGCTGCGCGCAGCTGCGACCCGAATCCACCTTTGCCGCCGCGCAGGGGGACAGTGAGTCGGAGCGGGAGGAGTGTAGATGTTGTGGTCGAGTCGCCATTGTGGGTCGACAGGAGGGACTGGATGCTTTGAGATGAGGGGATGAGTTTTTGGTTGTTGGTCGTAGTCAGGGTGAGAGAGTGCAGTAGAGAGGCGGATGGGAGGTATGAGGCGACTCGTTCTGTCAGGTCGGCGACGGTCGATGTCGAGGGCAGAGCAAAGGAGAGAGTCGACGGAAGCGACAGTCCGGGGAAGGACGAGAGGAGGATATTGACGGATGCCATAGTGACAGACAGTTGAGTCAAGCTGTAGCGGATAGGTTGGGGTATTGGGATAACCAACATGGATGAAGTCCAGTCCGACGGCGATAGTCACAATCGGCCATGACTCAGCGAGTCACCTGACCATCACCCAAATCGGTCTAGCGCCCTATTAGGGCAGCAGCCCTGAATGCCACCGAATCGCACGACGCACTTTTGCCCTGCTCCACTTTGCTCATCTCTTAAATCACCCATCCATTTCTATTGTCAAAGCGATTCCACGAATTGCGCCAGGAACTCGCGACAATGTATGTGACTCTTTTGCTTCTCAGGAACGATCAGCTAACCCACCGCCAGGCTTATCCCCAAGGCcgaccgcaagaagatccacgAGTACCTCTTCCGTGAGGGTGTGCTCGTGGCCAAG
Encoded here:
- a CDS encoding uncharacterized protein (ID:PFLUO_008684-T1.cds;~source:funannotate); this encodes MTVSEQDMEKKAELAVEPASEGSVPPHDDLEQGDINPLKRNLEGRHMQMIAIGGAIGAGLFVGTGNALQEGGPGSLLLCYLIVGAMLLLTVQALGELAVLYPVNGAFFTYCVRFINPSWGFAVGWDYAISWLVILPFELTAAGITIRFWREDLNVGIWIAVFLVVLSAIQIFGVRGYGEVEFILGMIKVTALIGFIILGIVIDCGGAPKGGYIGAHYWHVPGAFTDFKGFCSVFVTAAFAFSGTELTGLAAAEAANPAKSLPKATKQVFWRIMLFYVLGTFIVGLIVPYDANYLLGSTGANTKASPFVVAIQNAGIKGLPSVMNAVITLSVISVANSATFGSSRTIQALAERGMAPKLFAKVDKAGRPVWCLALQIAFGFLAFINEASDTGGVIFDWLLALSGISDFFVWGSICFAHIQFRRAWAHNGRDVKELAFAAPFGVIGSWIGVGLNVLCLVAEFYVSVASLSAETFFQNYLALPLIILLFVIWQVYTRINKDPALDRGGWFIKVQDMDVLSHIRDSALDSDMPPKVEYPTWGAYFKAAPMRVVRSHRNFTTTPFRQEQISERQIRATEVLPVCCPGCGAFSQTVWPDEPGYYNPSRKQTRKLLAAQNRSLDGQDAEAVPAEYVSPEAETSGEQAAPAPNHEEILVNETDNLNEIDTLKRTTYICDRCHDLLHHNKAVITPKPSILAIREFLDESPYKHNRIYHILDAADFPMSLVPRIHRALAAQEQRGLNRRASTEKYIRGRKLPTISFIITRSDLLAAKKEQVDSKMQYVRSVLRSALGRAAKDVRLGNVHMISAHRGWWTKEVKEEIREHGGGVWVVGKANVGKSSFIEACYPKDSKSLANMDDWIEHRREEGVSNQLDSDSLLPPVPAEDQYPVLPVVSSLPGTTVSPIRIPFGRGRGEMIDLPGLERGELEDHVRDEHKRDLIMTKRVKPERCTIKPGQSLLLGGGLVRLTTVNPEDTMLAACFVPIESHITKTDKAIEMQTEQRAYPGTVLMKEGTGSSITSAGIFDLEWDITNSNLPTTLAKAVKDRGVSPGRLPYRVMSADFLIEGCGWIEVSVQIRAKPGPENDSQPFPQVEVFSPNGQNIGIRPPMECWDFIAEKHKTERRKRPRLVRRPSGTR
- a CDS encoding uncharacterized protein (ID:PFLUO_008685-T1.cds;~source:funannotate), translating into MASVNILLSSFPGLSLPSTLSFALPSTSTVADLTERVASYLPSASLLHSLTLTTTNNQKLIPSSQSIQSLLSTHNGDSTTTSTLLPLRLTVPLRGGKGGFGSQLRAAGGRMSSKRKRNQGDTNSSSRNLDGRRLRTVNEAKALAEYLAVKPEMDKKEKEERRRRWEAVVEMAEKRQDELKNGGGKHKIDGQWMDDKEEMNEKAREAVMQAMQDGAWTDSLRDAILGGSSTSASEGSERATSSSSEEEEDEDGDDTAANHGAGPSALAPKTAPRKFIGFDDDDEFMSDSEDEDEADASADKGKGKARA